The genomic window TTGGAATCATCCAAATAAGTGAAATTGAAGAGTTGCTCAATAGATATAACATAGGCAAGAAACCTTTAGCCAAACTATTAGGTTGGGGAGAAGTGACAATCATTAGATATTTAAAAGGATTAACCCCTTCTAAAGAATATAGTGAGAAATTAAAAGAATTGCAAGATCCTTATAAAATGCAAGAAATATTAAATCAAAATGGTCATACATTGCAAAAGGTTGCTAGAAAAAAGGTTGAGGATCGTATTAAAGAAATGCTTCATCTATCTCATTCAACGAAACAAGGTCAACCTATCAATTCTATAGATGTTGCCACCTATTTTCTAAACAAAGTAGATATAGAAGCTGGAGATTTGATCTCTCATTTAAAACTACAAAAGCTTGTTTATTATGCTCAAGCATGGATGATGGCATTTTTAAATAAAATTATAATAAAAGAAGACTTTCAAGCATGGGTTCATGGGCCTGTTATCCCTGAGATGTACAATAATTATAAAAAGTTTGGTGCCAATCCAATTCCTAAAGTAAATATTTTAGATGAAAATATATTTAATGAGGATGAAAAGCTCATATTAAATGGTATATGGAATGTATATGGAAAATACAATGCAAAGTATTTAGAAGCGCTGACCCATATGGAAGATCCATGGAGAGATGCTAGGGGGAATTGCCAGGAAGACGAAAGATGTACAAATGTAATTGAAAAAGAAAATATTAAGACGTATTATTCATCTATAAAAGATCAATTTACAATCAAGGACATGGATGAGTTAAACACTTATGTATCAAGTATTAAGATAAAGATGAATTAATCCCTACAGGTATTTGTTCATTCATAGAATCATGATTCTCGGATTCATTTAAATGAAAAACAAATAGTACAAAGAGATCACAAAAAATATTATTACCGCAATTAAGTACGAGATATTAAATTTTTTATTTGAAAGATAATTCTTTAATAGAAGAATTATAAATATTATCATAAGATTTATTCCCATAATAATATTAAAAATTTTCTCAGAAATTACCATTGTATTTTTAAAAGCAACCAATAGTATCATGAATATAGCAATTATCCAAGAAATTACAGTTATTATTTTCTTTTGAGTTTTTAACAATCTTAATTTCTCCTTTAAGTTTTTATATAATTTTAGAGTAAGAATCTGTACTTTAGACGCTATCCTTCTTTCTTAATTTGAATTTTAAATATAAAATTCTTTAAATGATTGTATCACATATACATTTCAAAAAATGTAATATATTGCAAATTAAATCCATGCGAATGCATCACAATCTAGGATAGAAGCATATGTTTTTTACAGTATTTGTAAAGTGGCCCTATTTTACATGAATGTTTGCCGTACCCCATATAAAGGAGCTTAAAAGTATTCTGAAAAAACTAAACTAAAAAATAAGACCCTATGAGAGAGATTCATATGTTTTCAATAGATCTTTCTCATAGGGTGAATTCTTTTAATACAAGGATAAGTTTTGATTATTGTTTATACAACAAATATGTTGTATAATTAAGTTACAACATATTTGTTGTATAAACATTGTGATAAAGGAGTATACTATGAATGTTTTCACTTATGAAACTAGCGGAGGAAAAGATTTAATAAAAGAGTATCTAGATAATCTTCCTAAAAAAGAAAGTGCAGAAGGATACTTTATAATAGAATCTCTTGAAAAAGAAGGAGTAAATTTTTTAGAAGCTTTAAATACTAGACAATTAGATAAAAAGCTTTGGGAAATCAAGTTCTACAGACATAATAGAATCATGTATGTACTTGTGGATCAAGATAATATTTATTTGCTACACGCATGTAAAAAGCAAAAGAATAAAGCTGAAAAACTTGACTTAGATAAAGCTCAAAAAAGAGCAGATGAACTTTTAAAAATATTAAATAAAAAATAGGAGGGATGAAAAATGCCTTTTAAAAAAATTAATGCTCAAGAAATTGTAAAAGATAAAATAGAAAAAGACCAAGAATTTAAAGCAGCTTATGAAGAAATAAGTGAAGAATATAAATTAATTAGAGAAGTAGTAAAAGCAAGAAAAGAGATGGGATTAACCCAACAAAATTTAGCTGATAAAATAGGAGTAAAACAACAAGTGATATCTAGATTTGAAAATGAAAGACACATTCCTACTCTAGATAATTTTTTGAAAATATTACATGGATTGGATCTTGAAATATCTATATGTAAAAAAAAAGACTGCATTAGTATTTAAAGGAACCTTTGCTCAATAATCGCAAAGGTCTGATTGAAAAAGTGCTCCCAAAGGCCTTGAAGATTCCATTCAAAAACATCATGTACCTTCAAGGTTCTTTAGGACTTTCGTATGAAGGGGCTTTTAGACTGCAA from Inediibacterium massiliense includes these protein-coding regions:
- a CDS encoding Panacea domain-containing protein — its product is GIIQISEIEELLNRYNIGKKPLAKLLGWGEVTIIRYLKGLTPSKEYSEKLKELQDPYKMQEILNQNGHTLQKVARKKVEDRIKEMLHLSHSTKQGQPINSIDVATYFLNKVDIEAGDLISHLKLQKLVYYAQAWMMAFLNKIIIKEDFQAWVHGPVIPEMYNNYKKFGANPIPKVNILDENIFNEDEKLILNGIWNVYGKYNAKYLEALTHMEDPWRDARGNCQEDERCTNVIEKENIKTYYSSIKDQFTIKDMDELNTYVSSIKIKMN
- a CDS encoding type II toxin-antitoxin system RelE/ParE family toxin; the encoded protein is MNVFTYETSGGKDLIKEYLDNLPKKESAEGYFIIESLEKEGVNFLEALNTRQLDKKLWEIKFYRHNRIMYVLVDQDNIYLLHACKKQKNKAEKLDLDKAQKRADELLKILNKK
- a CDS encoding helix-turn-helix transcriptional regulator, coding for MPFKKINAQEIVKDKIEKDQEFKAAYEEISEEYKLIREVVKARKEMGLTQQNLADKIGVKQQVISRFENERHIPTLDNFLKILHGLDLEISICKKKDCISI